The Papaver somniferum cultivar HN1 chromosome 3, ASM357369v1, whole genome shotgun sequence genome includes a region encoding these proteins:
- the LOC113355415 gene encoding uncharacterized protein LOC113355415: MDDPSEALLQDVEPFGNARNDCLRFSNEEDTMMFPLIAEGPAVWGFDENGKARTGPLPEHIYLAAHEPGRFQWSEMPAGYTLPPSGLLKDRTRKKSSADSPASEQEDEPVGPPAAAVSTRSQKKRDHPDIPSLVDKDGSPSSPSAKDHPKRQRKVLNLDALTQVKSPSAVTGRSTPPPKHQPAEPPREVTPPQSTSRSRLFYSILTVVVDDPPEKSSKDKEDKEKKRVYEVEDPDYVPDMDFLKQIFITTRGNASLRSPAAEYLASFSSDTFLAEDQSYIMNASLNLFLEQHASIMGLVYSENFLLWYFVNLPLICF; this comes from the exons ATGGATGACCCTTCTGAAGCCCTTCTTCAAGATGTCGAACCTTTTGGCAATGCAAGGAATGACTGTCTTCgcttttcaaatgaagaagatacgATGATGTTCCCTTTGATTGCTGAGGGTCCTGCGGTCTGGGGTTTTGATGAAAATGGTAAAGCTCGCACTGGTCCTCTTCCTGAGCATATTTATCTTGCAGCTCATGAGCCTGGGAGGTTCCAATGGTCCGAAATGCCAGCTGGG TATACTCTTCCTCCTTCCGGTTTGCTTAAAGACCGCACGAGGAAGAAATCTTCTGCTGATTCTCCTGCCTCTGAACAG GAGGATGAACCAGTGGGTCCTCCGGCTGCTGCAGTGTCTACTCGTAGTCAAAAGAAGCGAGATCATCCTGATATCCCTTCTCTTGTTGATAAA GACGGTTCCCCTAGTTCTCCTTCTGCTAAGGATCATCCCAAGCGCCAACGTAAGGTCTTAAACTTGGATGCCTTGACACAAGTCAAGAGTCCTTCTGCAGTTACGGGTCGATCTACTCCTCCTCCTAAGCATCAACCAGCGGAGCCTCCCCGCGAAGTCACTCCTCCTCAGTCAACATCAAGATCGAGGCTTTTTTACTCTATTCTCACTGTCGTTGTGGACGATCCACCAGAGAAATCGTCCAAAGACAAGGAGGATAAGGAGAAGAAGCGGGTCTATGAAGTGGAAGATCCTGATTATGTTCCCGATATGGACTTCTTAAAGCAGATCTTCATCACAACTCGTGGGAATGCTTCTCTTAGGTCTCCTGCTGCCGAATATCTGGCTTCCTTTAGCTCCGATACTTTCCTTGCCGAGGATCAGTCTTATATAATGAACGCCTCGTTAAACCTCTTTCTTGAACAACATGCATCTATAATGGGACTGGTGTATTCCGAAAATTTTCTTCTATGGTATTTCGTGAATCTCCCTTTGATTTGTTTCTGA
- the LOC113359073 gene encoding uncharacterized protein LOC113359073 has protein sequence MVDGDITSPSKTSENSENGKRVADENPHLQPDSLYYVHPAENPTTVLYQPVLSDGKINKPTKSADIPYWKRCDDLVGSWVWNSCEPEIGRSIMSFDTAHEMWMNLKSRFAQSNATNMYAIKQAISNLKQEDNIVDQVSNLRSQLLVTEPLPSTAKLYNLIRQEEEQQVLNSLVVHNVDSTALNVSRHDPRSNRSFPSTNNGASSSNKKCQQPFCDHCNKHGHTRLICWKLVSYPKDTSRSYSRALASVVVHVPIAPSITAEQYARILSLLDPANGDIKPSANFAEPTNEQGDWME, from the exons ATGGTAGACGGTGATATCACTTCACCATCCAAAACTTCAGAAAACTCAGAGAATGGAAAGAGAGTTGCTGATGAAAACCCACATCTTCAACCAGATAGTCTTTACTACGTACATCCAGCTGAAAATCCCACCACTGTTCTTTATCAACCAGTTCTTTCAG ATGGTAAAATCAACAAACCAACGAAATCAGCAGATATTCCTTATTGGAAGCGCTGTGATGATCTTGTTGGCAGCTGGGTCTGGAACTCTTGTGAACCAGAGATTGGCCGCAGCATCATGTCTTTCGACACTGCACATGAGATGTGGATGAATTTGAAGAGTCGCTTTGCACAATCTAATGCAACCAATATGTATGCCATCAAGCAAGCAATCTCTAATCTGAAGCAAGAAGACAATATTGTTGATCA GGTCTCCAACTTGAGAAGTCAGCTCCTTGTCACTGAGCCATTGCCTTCTACTGCAAAGTTATACAATCTTATTCGTCAGGAAGAAGAACAACAGGTACTCAATTCCTTGGTGGTGCACAATGTGGACTCTACAGCTTTGAATGTAAGCCGCCATGACCCTAGAAGCAATCGATCATTTCCAAGCACCAACAATGGTGCCAGCAGCAGCAATAAAAAATGCCAGCAACCATTTTGTGACCACTGCAACAAGCATGGTCATACACGGCTAATATGTTGGAAATTGGTTAGTTATCCAAAGGATACGTCCAGGTCATATTCTCGTGCTTTGGCTTCTGTTGTTGTTCATGTTCCTATTGCACCATCCATCACTGCTGAACAATATGCTCGCATACTTTCTTTGCTCGATCCAGCCAATGGAGACATAAAACCATCTGCCAATTTCGCAGAACCTACAAATGAACAaggagattggatggagtag
- the LOC113359074 gene encoding uncharacterized protein LOC113359074 gives MASDKKSLHPAFAVSNIKVLIPFTLDIKQDEYSSWVFLFQLHLQAHNLLFLIDDSAPPPDLDAATILQLDALCRQWMFSTMAKDLMLTVLKTGKTAKELWNHLKNLFQDNKGSRAANLESKFVNLRFVDCNNVDDYCDKLQALSNRLSDLDFPMDEKRLVIQLVNGLPEE, from the coding sequence ATGGCAAGTGACAAAAAATCCTTACATCCGGCTTTCGCCGTTTCTAACATCAAAGTTTTGATTCCTTTTACTCTAGATATCAAACAAGATGAATATTCTTCATGGGTTTTCCTTTTCCAACTTCATCTACAAGCACACAACCTCCTTTTTCTTATTGACGATTCCGCTCCACCACCAGATCTTGATGCTGCCACCATACTACAACTTGATGCCCTCTGCCGtcaatggatgttctccaccatggccaAAGATTTGATGCTTACAGTTCTCAAAACTGGTAAAACTGCGAAAGAGTTATGGAATCATCTTAAAAATCTTTTCCAAGACAACAAAGGAAGTCGTGCCGCTAACCTAGAAAGTAAGTTCGTGAATCTAAGATTTGTTGATTGTAACAATGTTGATGATTATTGTGATAAGCTACAGGCACTTTCGAATCGACTAAGTGATCTTGATTTTCCAATGGATGAGAAACGTTTGGTTATACAACTTGTCAATGGACTTCCGGAGGAATAA